The following coding sequences are from one Brienomyrus brachyistius isolate T26 chromosome 15, BBRACH_0.4, whole genome shotgun sequence window:
- the LOC125708771 gene encoding E3 SUMO-protein ligase PIAS4-A-like isoform X1 has product MAAELVEAMNMVKSFRVSDLQTLLASMGRSKSGLKQDLVGRALRLVQTEYSPELLKNVRQLYESRFPKATGWLPARRPEVVPVTQSTRSTSPSTNAQGTDYLNGLPKPSPTPASEIKLVSLPFYQTLETLVPPTELLAQNSEKLQDSPCVFELTQSQVDQIRNSSELRPGIKSVQVVLRICYTDTVGVQEDQYPPNIAVKVNQSYCHVPGYYPSNKPGVEPRRPCRPVNITPWLHLSTALNRITVTWGNFGKRYCVAVYLVRVFTAADLFSKLKLCSVESADRCRERIQDKLRFDPESEIATTGLRVSLICPLVKMRLNVPCRVLTCAHLQCFDAVFFLQMNEKKPTWTCPVCDKPAPFELLTIDGLLSEILKETEDVEEIEYLTDGSWRPIRDEKEKERERERSHTPEYPLLHICSPEANGHSPAPTSASQPAKSAAGTVAAPTGTGAGAVVDLTLDSSSEEEEADGPTGDSEDTDDSQDNPAPKRGRYAYDKDLVTAY; this is encoded by the exons ATGGCGGCCGAGCTGGTGGAAGCGATG AACATGGTGAAGAGTTTCAGAGTGTCTGATCTGCAGACACTGCTGGCCTCCATGGGACGCAGTAAAAGTGGCCTGAAGCAGGACCTGGTGGGAAGGGCCTTGAGACTGGTACAGACGGAATATAGCCCCGAACTGCTGAAAAACGTTCGCCAGCTCTATGAGTCGCGCTTCCCCAAGGCGACAGGCTGGCTCCCAGCACGCCGACCCGAAGTGGTCCCGGTGACCCAATCCACTCGTAGCACCTCGCCATCCACCAACGCGCAGGGCACAGACTACCTCAATGGCCTCCCAAAGCCATCTCCCACCCCTGCCTCTGAAATAAAGCTGGTCTCATTGCCCTTCTACCAAACTCTGGAGACACTTGTGCCCCCGACAGAGCTGC TTGCACAGAACAGTGAGAAGCTGCAGGACAGCCCATGCGTGTTCGAACTGACACAGAGCCAAGTGGACCAGATCCGAAACTCCAG TGAGCTTCGTCCAGGGATCAAATCAGTCCAGGTGGTACTTAG AATTTGCTACACAGACACTGTTGGCGTTCAAGAGGATCAGTATCCCCCAAATATTGCAGTCAAAGTTAATCAGTCCTACTGTCACGTCCCT GGTTACTACCCCTCAAACAAGCCAGGTGTGGAGCCCCGTCGCCCTTGTCGCCCCGTCAACATCACGCCCTGGTTACACTTGTCCACTGCCCTCAACCGTATCACCGTTACCTGGGGAAACTTCGGAAAG CGGTACTGCGTGGCGGTCTACCTGGTGAGAGTTTTCACGGCTGCAGATCTCTTCAGCAAACTCAAGCTCTGCTCGGTGGAGAGCGCCGACCGCTGCCGTGAGCGCA TCCAGGACAAGCTGCGCTTTGACCCAGAAAGTGAGATTGCTACCACAGGACTGCGAGTCTCACTCATCTGCCCC TTGGTGAAGATGCGTCTGAATGTGCCGTGCCGGGTCCTGACCTGCGCCCACTTGCAGTGCTTCGACGCCGTCTTCTTCCTGCAGATGAATGAGAAGAAGCCCACGTGGACCTGCCCCGTGTGCGATAAGCCTGCACCCTTCGAGCTGCTCACCATTGATGG GCTGCTGTCTGAAATCTTGAAGGAGACCGAGGACGTGGAGGAGATCGAGtaccttacggacggctcctggAGGCCCATCCGGGATgagaaggagaaggagagggagagggagcgcAGCCACACTCCCGAGTATCCGCTGCTACATATAT GCTCACCGGAAGCCAACGGTCACTCCCCGGCCCCCACCAGCGCCAGCCAGCCTGCCAAGTCCGCTGCGGGCACTGTCGCCGCCCCGACTGGAACCGGGGCCGGCGCGGTGGTGGACCTCACTCTGGACTCTTcctcggaggaggaggaggcggacgGGCCGACGGGGGACAGTGAAGACACAGACGACAGTCAGGACAACCCTGCCCCGAAGAGAGGCCGCTATGCCTACGATAAGGATCTGGTCACGGCTTACTGA
- the LOC125708771 gene encoding E3 SUMO-protein ligase PIAS4-A-like isoform X2, with protein sequence MLNLLLGNMVKSFRVSDLQTLLASMGRSKSGLKQDLVGRALRLVQTEYSPELLKNVRQLYESRFPKATGWLPARRPEVVPVTQSTRSTSPSTNAQGTDYLNGLPKPSPTPASEIKLVSLPFYQTLETLVPPTELLAQNSEKLQDSPCVFELTQSQVDQIRNSSELRPGIKSVQVVLRICYTDTVGVQEDQYPPNIAVKVNQSYCHVPGYYPSNKPGVEPRRPCRPVNITPWLHLSTALNRITVTWGNFGKRYCVAVYLVRVFTAADLFSKLKLCSVESADRCRERIQDKLRFDPESEIATTGLRVSLICPLVKMRLNVPCRVLTCAHLQCFDAVFFLQMNEKKPTWTCPVCDKPAPFELLTIDGLLSEILKETEDVEEIEYLTDGSWRPIRDEKEKERERERSHTPEYPLLHICSPEANGHSPAPTSASQPAKSAAGTVAAPTGTGAGAVVDLTLDSSSEEEEADGPTGDSEDTDDSQDNPAPKRGRYAYDKDLVTAY encoded by the exons AACATGGTGAAGAGTTTCAGAGTGTCTGATCTGCAGACACTGCTGGCCTCCATGGGACGCAGTAAAAGTGGCCTGAAGCAGGACCTGGTGGGAAGGGCCTTGAGACTGGTACAGACGGAATATAGCCCCGAACTGCTGAAAAACGTTCGCCAGCTCTATGAGTCGCGCTTCCCCAAGGCGACAGGCTGGCTCCCAGCACGCCGACCCGAAGTGGTCCCGGTGACCCAATCCACTCGTAGCACCTCGCCATCCACCAACGCGCAGGGCACAGACTACCTCAATGGCCTCCCAAAGCCATCTCCCACCCCTGCCTCTGAAATAAAGCTGGTCTCATTGCCCTTCTACCAAACTCTGGAGACACTTGTGCCCCCGACAGAGCTGC TTGCACAGAACAGTGAGAAGCTGCAGGACAGCCCATGCGTGTTCGAACTGACACAGAGCCAAGTGGACCAGATCCGAAACTCCAG TGAGCTTCGTCCAGGGATCAAATCAGTCCAGGTGGTACTTAG AATTTGCTACACAGACACTGTTGGCGTTCAAGAGGATCAGTATCCCCCAAATATTGCAGTCAAAGTTAATCAGTCCTACTGTCACGTCCCT GGTTACTACCCCTCAAACAAGCCAGGTGTGGAGCCCCGTCGCCCTTGTCGCCCCGTCAACATCACGCCCTGGTTACACTTGTCCACTGCCCTCAACCGTATCACCGTTACCTGGGGAAACTTCGGAAAG CGGTACTGCGTGGCGGTCTACCTGGTGAGAGTTTTCACGGCTGCAGATCTCTTCAGCAAACTCAAGCTCTGCTCGGTGGAGAGCGCCGACCGCTGCCGTGAGCGCA TCCAGGACAAGCTGCGCTTTGACCCAGAAAGTGAGATTGCTACCACAGGACTGCGAGTCTCACTCATCTGCCCC TTGGTGAAGATGCGTCTGAATGTGCCGTGCCGGGTCCTGACCTGCGCCCACTTGCAGTGCTTCGACGCCGTCTTCTTCCTGCAGATGAATGAGAAGAAGCCCACGTGGACCTGCCCCGTGTGCGATAAGCCTGCACCCTTCGAGCTGCTCACCATTGATGG GCTGCTGTCTGAAATCTTGAAGGAGACCGAGGACGTGGAGGAGATCGAGtaccttacggacggctcctggAGGCCCATCCGGGATgagaaggagaaggagagggagagggagcgcAGCCACACTCCCGAGTATCCGCTGCTACATATAT GCTCACCGGAAGCCAACGGTCACTCCCCGGCCCCCACCAGCGCCAGCCAGCCTGCCAAGTCCGCTGCGGGCACTGTCGCCGCCCCGACTGGAACCGGGGCCGGCGCGGTGGTGGACCTCACTCTGGACTCTTcctcggaggaggaggaggcggacgGGCCGACGGGGGACAGTGAAGACACAGACGACAGTCAGGACAACCCTGCCCCGAAGAGAGGCCGCTATGCCTACGATAAGGATCTGGTCACGGCTTACTGA
- the LOC125708771 gene encoding E3 SUMO-protein ligase PIAS4-A-like isoform X3: MVKSFRVSDLQTLLASMGRSKSGLKQDLVGRALRLVQTEYSPELLKNVRQLYESRFPKATGWLPARRPEVVPVTQSTRSTSPSTNAQGTDYLNGLPKPSPTPASEIKLVSLPFYQTLETLVPPTELLAQNSEKLQDSPCVFELTQSQVDQIRNSSELRPGIKSVQVVLRICYTDTVGVQEDQYPPNIAVKVNQSYCHVPGYYPSNKPGVEPRRPCRPVNITPWLHLSTALNRITVTWGNFGKRYCVAVYLVRVFTAADLFSKLKLCSVESADRCRERIQDKLRFDPESEIATTGLRVSLICPLVKMRLNVPCRVLTCAHLQCFDAVFFLQMNEKKPTWTCPVCDKPAPFELLTIDGLLSEILKETEDVEEIEYLTDGSWRPIRDEKEKERERERSHTPEYPLLHICSPEANGHSPAPTSASQPAKSAAGTVAAPTGTGAGAVVDLTLDSSSEEEEADGPTGDSEDTDDSQDNPAPKRGRYAYDKDLVTAY, translated from the exons ATGGTGAAGAGTTTCAGAGTGTCTGATCTGCAGACACTGCTGGCCTCCATGGGACGCAGTAAAAGTGGCCTGAAGCAGGACCTGGTGGGAAGGGCCTTGAGACTGGTACAGACGGAATATAGCCCCGAACTGCTGAAAAACGTTCGCCAGCTCTATGAGTCGCGCTTCCCCAAGGCGACAGGCTGGCTCCCAGCACGCCGACCCGAAGTGGTCCCGGTGACCCAATCCACTCGTAGCACCTCGCCATCCACCAACGCGCAGGGCACAGACTACCTCAATGGCCTCCCAAAGCCATCTCCCACCCCTGCCTCTGAAATAAAGCTGGTCTCATTGCCCTTCTACCAAACTCTGGAGACACTTGTGCCCCCGACAGAGCTGC TTGCACAGAACAGTGAGAAGCTGCAGGACAGCCCATGCGTGTTCGAACTGACACAGAGCCAAGTGGACCAGATCCGAAACTCCAG TGAGCTTCGTCCAGGGATCAAATCAGTCCAGGTGGTACTTAG AATTTGCTACACAGACACTGTTGGCGTTCAAGAGGATCAGTATCCCCCAAATATTGCAGTCAAAGTTAATCAGTCCTACTGTCACGTCCCT GGTTACTACCCCTCAAACAAGCCAGGTGTGGAGCCCCGTCGCCCTTGTCGCCCCGTCAACATCACGCCCTGGTTACACTTGTCCACTGCCCTCAACCGTATCACCGTTACCTGGGGAAACTTCGGAAAG CGGTACTGCGTGGCGGTCTACCTGGTGAGAGTTTTCACGGCTGCAGATCTCTTCAGCAAACTCAAGCTCTGCTCGGTGGAGAGCGCCGACCGCTGCCGTGAGCGCA TCCAGGACAAGCTGCGCTTTGACCCAGAAAGTGAGATTGCTACCACAGGACTGCGAGTCTCACTCATCTGCCCC TTGGTGAAGATGCGTCTGAATGTGCCGTGCCGGGTCCTGACCTGCGCCCACTTGCAGTGCTTCGACGCCGTCTTCTTCCTGCAGATGAATGAGAAGAAGCCCACGTGGACCTGCCCCGTGTGCGATAAGCCTGCACCCTTCGAGCTGCTCACCATTGATGG GCTGCTGTCTGAAATCTTGAAGGAGACCGAGGACGTGGAGGAGATCGAGtaccttacggacggctcctggAGGCCCATCCGGGATgagaaggagaaggagagggagagggagcgcAGCCACACTCCCGAGTATCCGCTGCTACATATAT GCTCACCGGAAGCCAACGGTCACTCCCCGGCCCCCACCAGCGCCAGCCAGCCTGCCAAGTCCGCTGCGGGCACTGTCGCCGCCCCGACTGGAACCGGGGCCGGCGCGGTGGTGGACCTCACTCTGGACTCTTcctcggaggaggaggaggcggacgGGCCGACGGGGGACAGTGAAGACACAGACGACAGTCAGGACAACCCTGCCCCGAAGAGAGGCCGCTATGCCTACGATAAGGATCTGGTCACGGCTTACTGA